A window of the Brassica oleracea var. oleracea cultivar TO1000 chromosome C1, BOL, whole genome shotgun sequence genome harbors these coding sequences:
- the LOC106343198 gene encoding uncharacterized protein LOC106343198 yields the protein MTTPPCRTINANNAIAAPSPSGMIFRDKRLVKSSSPGLNLPTKRLAWSLSSPGRFLSSPVASSSSSAAVTSNSTNRLEALEEGIEKVIYQCRFMAFLGTLGSLLGSVLCFIKGCLYVADSFVQYSVNRGKVILLLVEAIDTYLLGTVMLVFGMGLYELFISNLTTSETISHDSVSNRSSLFGMFPLKERPQWLEVKTVSELKTKLGHVIVMLLLIGLFDKSRKVAITSVADLLCISASIFLSSACLFLLSRLNGSH from the exons ATGACAACTCCTCCTTGCCGGACCATAAACGCTAACAATGCCATCGCCGCGCCGTCGCCATCCGGAATGATCTTCCGCGATAAGAGGCTCGTGAAATCAAGCTCACCTGGCTTGAATCTCCCGACGAAGAGATTGGCTTGGAGCTTAAGTTCTCCGGGGAGGTTTCTCTCTTCTCCCGTGGCCTCTAGTTCGTCATCGGCGGCTGTGACATCGAATTCTACGAATCGACTGGAAGCTTTAGAAGAAGGGATTGAGAAG GTCATTTATCAATGTAGATTCATGGCGTTTCTTGGAACTTTAGGATCTCTTTTGGGATCGGTTCTGTGTTTCATCAAG GGATGTCTGTACGTCGCAGACTCGTTTGTGCAGTACTCTGTGAACCGTGGGAAGGTGATATTACTTCTGGTAGAAGCCATAG ATACATACCTTCTAGGAACTGTGATGTTGGTCTTTGGAATGGGCCTTTACGAGCTCTTCATTAGCAACCTCACAACTTCGGAAACGATTTCACACGACAGTGTTTCCAATAGATCGAGTCTCTTTGGCATGTTCCCCTTAAAG GAGCGACCTCAATGGTTAGAGGTGAAAACAGTTAGTGAGCTGAAAACTAAGCTGGGACATGTTATAGTGATGCTACTGTTGATTGGTTTGTTCGACAAGAGCAGGAAAGTTGCCATAACTTCTGTCGCGGATTTGCTATGTATCTCTGCTTCTATCTTTCTTTCTTCGGCTTGTCTCTTCTTGCTCTCTAGGCTCAATGGCTCACACTGA